A window from Oceanithermus desulfurans encodes these proteins:
- a CDS encoding dihydroorotase, whose translation MRLLIRNARLVDGTGELGTADVLVEEGRIASLAGGDAERVLDAGGRFLAPALTDPHVHLRTPGQETKEDLATGLAAAARGGYGAVVAMPNTDPVVQEPEQVRALLDEARTLSSARLLVAAALTENQEGRRLTPAALLARAGAALLTDDGRTNEDAGVLARGLVYAAAAGLAVAVHAEDAGLRAGGVMNDGPLAAELGLSGNPPEAEAARIARDLEVLRYAVRKAAALGHAPRLYVQHVSTARGAALIAAARAEGLPVTGEVTPHHLTLTEEVWRGFDARFKVAPPLRAASDVEALIGALERGELSAIGTDHAPHTAAEKERDLENAPFGMPSLEVAFPLLYTELVEKRGLPLAVLIECMTSGPRAALGLAPARLAEGAPADLMLFDPAAQRTVDPARFVSKARYSPWAGRELVGWPRLTLVAGREVWRDAALA comes from the coding sequence ATGAGGCTGCTCATCAGGAACGCCCGCCTCGTCGACGGTACCGGCGAACTCGGCACCGCCGACGTCCTCGTCGAGGAAGGCCGCATCGCCTCGCTCGCCGGGGGCGACGCCGAGCGGGTGCTCGACGCCGGCGGCCGGTTCCTCGCCCCGGCGCTCACCGACCCCCACGTCCACCTGCGCACCCCCGGTCAGGAGACCAAGGAGGACCTCGCCACCGGCCTGGCCGCCGCCGCCCGCGGCGGCTACGGCGCGGTCGTGGCCATGCCCAATACCGATCCGGTGGTGCAGGAGCCGGAGCAGGTGCGGGCGCTGCTGGACGAAGCCCGCACGCTTTCCAGCGCCAGGTTGCTCGTGGCCGCGGCGCTTACCGAGAACCAGGAGGGCCGCCGGCTTACCCCGGCGGCGCTGCTGGCCCGCGCGGGGGCGGCGCTGCTCACCGACGACGGCCGCACCAACGAAGACGCCGGCGTGCTCGCCCGCGGCCTGGTCTACGCCGCCGCCGCGGGCCTGGCCGTGGCCGTGCACGCCGAGGACGCCGGGCTGCGCGCGGGCGGGGTGATGAACGACGGCCCCCTGGCCGCTGAGCTGGGCCTCTCCGGCAACCCCCCCGAGGCCGAGGCCGCCCGCATCGCCCGCGACCTCGAGGTGCTGCGCTACGCGGTGCGCAAGGCCGCGGCGCTGGGCCACGCCCCGCGGCTGTACGTGCAGCACGTCTCCACCGCCCGCGGCGCGGCGCTGATCGCGGCGGCGCGAGCCGAGGGGCTGCCGGTGACGGGCGAGGTCACGCCCCACCACCTGACGCTCACCGAGGAGGTCTGGCGCGGCTTCGACGCCCGCTTCAAGGTGGCCCCGCCGCTGCGCGCCGCGAGCGACGTGGAGGCGCTGATCGGGGCGCTGGAGCGGGGCGAGCTCTCGGCGATCGGCACCGATCACGCCCCCCACACCGCCGCCGAGAAGGAGCGCGACCTGGAAAACGCGCCCTTCGGCATGCCCAGCCTGGAGGTGGCCTTTCCCCTGCTCTACACCGAGCTGGTGGAGAAGCGGGGTCTACCGCTGGCCGTACTCATCGAGTGCATGACCAGCGGACCGCGCGCGGCGCTGGGGCTCGCCCCCGCGCGCCTCGCGGAAGGCGCCCCCGCCGACCTGATGCTCTTCGACCCCGCGGCCCAGCGTACCGTGGACCCCGCGCGGTTCGTTTCCAAGGCCCGCTACAGCCCCTGGGCGGGCCGCGAGCTCGTCGGCTGGCCGCGGCTCACGCTGGTGGCGGGAAGGGAGGTCTGGCGTGACGCAGCCCTCGCTTGA
- a CDS encoding iron-sulfur cluster-binding protein, translated as MTQPSLELAPERPRWDDHAVTLVASEPLGPHRRLVLAMPSLGARFRPGQFLNLSVPGHLLRRPLAPSRHEGAEVELIVTPFGPGTRDLVALPAGTRLQALAPLGNSFPLPAGAAALVSAGAGAAPLARLAEELLRAGRRVHVFHGAPSAEDRTLVRAVYERLGLEVQYFSEDGSLGRRGYPTEGLAELLAGGAEVTVYSVGPIALMRAAARLAIAHGRPGFVSLDVHMACGVGACLSCAVATTAGQKHACADGPVFEVREVVW; from the coding sequence GTGACGCAGCCCTCGCTTGAGCTCGCTCCCGAGCGCCCGCGCTGGGACGACCACGCGGTCACCCTCGTCGCCAGCGAGCCGCTGGGACCGCACCGGCGGCTGGTGCTCGCGATGCCTTCGCTCGGGGCGCGCTTCCGGCCGGGGCAGTTCTTGAACCTGAGCGTGCCCGGCCACCTGCTGCGGCGGCCGCTTGCGCCCTCGCGCCACGAGGGCGCCGAGGTCGAGCTGATCGTCACCCCTTTTGGGCCGGGAACCCGCGACCTGGTGGCGCTTCCGGCGGGAACGCGGCTGCAGGCGCTCGCGCCGCTCGGGAACTCCTTCCCGTTGCCCGCGGGCGCGGCCGCGCTGGTGAGCGCCGGCGCGGGGGCGGCGCCGCTGGCGCGGCTCGCCGAAGAGCTGCTCCGCGCGGGCCGGCGCGTGCACGTCTTCCACGGCGCTCCTTCGGCGGAGGACCGCACCCTGGTCCGGGCGGTCTACGAGCGGCTGGGGCTCGAGGTGCAGTACTTCAGCGAGGACGGCTCGCTGGGTCGGCGGGGCTACCCCACCGAGGGTCTCGCGGAGCTGCTCGCCGGCGGCGCCGAGGTGACCGTCTACAGCGTGGGGCCCATCGCGCTGATGCGGGCGGCGGCGCGGCTGGCGATCGCTCACGGCCGGCCCGGCTTTGTGAGCCTCGACGTGCACATGGCCTGCGGCGTGGGCGCCTGCCTCTCCTGCGCGGTGGCGACGACCGCAGGGCAGAAGCACGCCTGCGCCGACGGCCCCGTCTTCGAGGTGCGGGAGGTGGTCTGGTGA
- a CDS encoding dihydroorotate dehydrogenase, with product MNRLEVEFLGVRFPNPVVTASGTFNFGREYAHLYPLGRLGAVTTKGTSPRPIAGAPTPRITETPMGMLNAIGLENKGVDAYVADELPWLKAQGARVIVNVFGDAAADFAHVARKVSPFADLIEVNLSCPNVHGGRLPFAHDPAAAAEVVRRVKDATDRPVIAKLSPGAPLLPVAEALEAAGVDGFSLINTLLGMRMDLERKRPVLGNRQGGLSGPAVRPVAVRLVYELYRHTDRPILGMGGIASAEDALEFALAGARLVAVGTATFADPYAPVKVIEGLERLLEARGERWSDWVGAAHTPD from the coding sequence GTGAACCGGCTCGAGGTCGAGTTCCTGGGGGTGCGCTTCCCCAACCCGGTGGTCACCGCGAGCGGCACCTTCAACTTCGGCCGCGAGTACGCCCACCTCTACCCGCTCGGCCGGCTGGGCGCGGTCACCACCAAGGGCACCTCGCCGCGGCCCATCGCCGGCGCGCCCACCCCCCGCATCACCGAGACGCCGATGGGGATGCTCAACGCCATCGGGCTGGAAAACAAGGGCGTGGACGCCTACGTAGCCGACGAGCTGCCCTGGCTCAAGGCGCAGGGGGCGCGCGTCATCGTCAACGTCTTCGGCGACGCGGCCGCCGACTTCGCCCACGTCGCGCGCAAGGTGAGCCCCTTCGCCGACCTGATCGAGGTCAACCTCTCCTGCCCCAACGTCCACGGCGGCCGCCTCCCCTTCGCCCACGACCCCGCGGCTGCGGCCGAGGTGGTGCGGCGGGTTAAGGACGCCACCGACCGCCCGGTGATCGCCAAGCTGAGCCCGGGCGCCCCGCTGCTGCCGGTGGCCGAGGCGCTGGAAGCGGCGGGGGTGGACGGCTTCAGCCTGATCAACACCCTGCTGGGGATGCGCATGGACCTGGAGCGCAAGCGTCCGGTGCTGGGCAACCGCCAGGGCGGCCTCAGCGGCCCCGCCGTCCGGCCGGTGGCCGTGCGGCTGGTCTACGAGCTCTACCGCCACACCGACCGCCCCATCCTCGGCATGGGCGGCATCGCCAGCGCCGAGGACGCGCTCGAGTTCGCCCTCGCGGGCGCGCGCCTGGTGGCCGTGGGTACCGCGACCTTCGCCGACCCTTACGCGCCCGTCAAGGTGATCGAGGGTCTGGAGCGCCTCCTCGAAGCCCGCGGGGAGCGCTGGAGCGACTGGGTGGGCGCCGCGCATACCCCCGACTGA
- a CDS encoding DsbA family protein: protein MQRAIFLMVLGIAVLLGGGLWYLSSAPKQASADADPAAGAHFVYGSPDAPVTVVEFSNYLCPHCKDHSEKSLPLIFADYVETGKVRYIFRDFPFAGQDNVILAGEAAACAADQDRYFDYHQLLFRATGQWGRVPTSELPAYFSDYARQLGLDTARFDACLSSHEKRPLVLADQELTRKLGLGGTPSFFVNGKFIEGFRPYDEWKKILDEALAGN from the coding sequence ATGCAACGAGCCATCTTTCTTATGGTCCTGGGTATCGCCGTGCTGCTCGGCGGCGGCCTATGGTACCTGAGCAGCGCGCCGAAGCAGGCGAGCGCCGACGCCGACCCCGCCGCCGGAGCCCACTTCGTTTACGGCAGCCCCGACGCCCCGGTCACCGTCGTGGAGTTCTCCAACTACCTCTGCCCCCACTGCAAGGACCACTCCGAAAAGAGCCTGCCCCTCATCTTCGCGGACTACGTGGAGACCGGCAAGGTGCGCTACATCTTCCGCGACTTTCCCTTCGCGGGCCAGGACAACGTCATCCTCGCCGGCGAGGCGGCCGCCTGCGCCGCCGACCAGGACCGTTACTTCGACTACCACCAGCTCCTTTTCCGCGCCACCGGGCAGTGGGGACGGGTGCCCACGAGCGAGCTGCCGGCGTACTTCTCCGACTACGCCCGCCAGCTGGGCCTGGACACCGCACGCTTCGACGCCTGCCTGAGCAGCCACGAGAAGCGGCCGCTGGTGCTCGCCGACCAGGAGCTGACCCGCAAGCTCGGTCTCGGGGGGACCCCCTCCTTCTTCGTCAACGGCAAGTTCATCGAGGGCTTCCGCCCCTACGACGAGTGGAAGAAGATCCTCGACGAGGCGCTGGCCGGCAACTGA
- a CDS encoding acetate/propionate family kinase: protein MNVLVLNAGSSSLKFSLTDTRAQRHRLRGLVERIGLEQARLTLEGRTEAVAAADHAAALQAVLRRLDLDLVEAVGHRVVHGGDFTASSRITAEVLERLEAFVPLAPLHNPANLAGIRAALTALPHLPQVAVFDTAFHQTLPERAWRYALPRRLADERRYRRYGFHGTSHRYVSGKLARALGRPLEELRLVVLHLGNGASATAVRYGRSVDTSMGFTPMEGLVMGSRSGDLDPGLVLELVRRHGVEATDRLLNKESGMLGLAGHSDLRDVHRRIAEGDAQAAMALQVYTYRIKKYLGAYAAAMGGLDAVAFTAGVGENDPVVRAQALEGLEFLGLELDPEANARGGPRITREGSRVSAWVIPTDEELAIALDTERVLAGQPPSST, encoded by the coding sequence ATGAACGTCCTGGTACTCAACGCCGGATCGTCGAGCCTGAAGTTCTCGCTGACGGACACCCGCGCCCAGCGCCACCGGCTGCGGGGTCTGGTCGAACGCATCGGGCTTGAGCAGGCGCGGCTGACCCTCGAAGGCCGCACCGAGGCGGTGGCCGCCGCCGACCACGCCGCGGCCCTGCAGGCGGTGCTGCGCCGCCTCGACCTCGACCTGGTCGAGGCCGTCGGCCACCGGGTCGTGCACGGGGGCGACTTCACCGCCTCGAGCCGGATCACCGCCGAGGTGCTCGAGCGCCTCGAGGCCTTCGTCCCGCTGGCGCCCCTGCACAACCCCGCCAACCTGGCCGGCATCCGCGCCGCTTTGACGGCGCTGCCGCATCTTCCCCAGGTGGCCGTCTTCGACACCGCCTTCCACCAGACCCTGCCCGAGCGGGCCTGGCGCTACGCGCTCCCGCGCCGGCTGGCCGACGAGCGGCGGTACCGCCGCTACGGATTTCACGGCACCTCGCACCGCTACGTCTCCGGCAAGCTGGCCCGGGCGCTGGGGCGGCCGCTCGAGGAGCTGCGCCTCGTCGTGCTGCACCTGGGCAACGGGGCCTCGGCCACCGCGGTGCGCTACGGGCGCAGCGTCGATACCAGCATGGGCTTCACCCCGATGGAGGGGCTGGTCATGGGCAGCCGCAGCGGCGACCTCGACCCCGGCCTGGTGCTCGAGCTCGTGCGCCGCCACGGGGTCGAGGCCACGGACCGCCTGCTCAACAAGGAAAGCGGCATGCTGGGGCTGGCGGGGCATTCCGACCTGCGCGACGTCCACCGCCGGATCGCCGAAGGGGACGCCCAGGCGGCCATGGCGCTGCAGGTCTACACCTACCGGATCAAGAAGTACCTGGGCGCGTACGCCGCCGCGATGGGCGGCCTCGACGCGGTGGCCTTCACCGCGGGCGTGGGCGAGAACGACCCGGTGGTGCGGGCGCAGGCGCTCGAGGGGCTGGAGTTCCTGGGCCTCGAGCTGGACCCCGAGGCCAACGCCCGCGGCGGCCCCCGCATCACCCGCGAAGGCAGTCGGGTCTCGGCCTGGGTGATCCCCACCGACGAGGAGCTCGCGATCGCTCTGGATACCGAACGCGTGCTCGCGGGTCAGCCGCCCAGCAGCACCTGA
- a CDS encoding ZIP family metal transporter, whose product MESQAFAVFNYALITAIATGLGALPFAFARSFPRTWLGIGNAIAAGLMLAASFGLIYEGVGYSLARTLIGALVGLVFIVWSHRFLERYEDVGIGHLNGLDARKALLIVGVMTLHSFAEGVGVGVSFGGGLAFGLFVTIAIAVHNIPEGLAISLVLVPRGVPWWKAALWSVFSSLPQPLMAVPAFLFVEWFKPVLPAGLGFAAGAMIWMAFSELIPDALEDADAGAVASAIVLASIAMVAFQVLLGG is encoded by the coding sequence ATGGAGAGCCAGGCCTTTGCCGTCTTCAACTACGCCCTCATCACCGCGATCGCGACCGGGTTGGGGGCGCTCCCCTTTGCCTTCGCACGTAGTTTTCCGCGTACGTGGCTCGGCATCGGCAACGCCATCGCCGCGGGCCTCATGCTCGCGGCCAGCTTCGGGCTGATCTACGAGGGCGTCGGCTACAGCCTGGCGCGTACCTTGATCGGCGCGCTGGTGGGCCTCGTCTTCATCGTCTGGAGCCACCGCTTCCTGGAGCGGTACGAGGACGTCGGCATCGGCCACCTGAACGGCCTGGACGCCCGCAAGGCGCTTCTGATCGTCGGGGTCATGACCCTCCACTCCTTCGCCGAAGGGGTGGGCGTCGGCGTCTCCTTCGGGGGCGGCCTCGCCTTCGGCCTCTTCGTGACGATCGCCATCGCCGTGCACAACATCCCCGAGGGTCTGGCCATCAGCCTCGTCCTGGTGCCGCGCGGGGTGCCCTGGTGGAAGGCGGCGCTCTGGAGCGTCTTTTCCTCGCTGCCCCAGCCGCTCATGGCCGTCCCGGCCTTCCTCTTCGTGGAGTGGTTCAAGCCGGTGCTGCCGGCGGGTCTGGGCTTCGCCGCCGGCGCGATGATCTGGATGGCGTTCTCCGAGCTGATCCCCGACGCCCTCGAGGACGCCGACGCCGGTGCGGTGGCCAGCGCCATCGTGCTCGCGAGCATCGCCATGGTGGCGTTTCAGGTGCTGCTGGGCGGCTGA
- a CDS encoding winged helix-turn-helix transcriptional regulator: MEDYRKFKLVLKAIAHEAGWDIINAVSQGPTRFTNLERATKVSPRTLSERLKELAELGLIERKAYPEVPPRVEYTLTPLGKELLDTLYKLAKKIG; encoded by the coding sequence ATGGAAGACTATAGAAAATTCAAACTAGTGCTGAAGGCGATCGCGCACGAGGCGGGATGGGACATCATCAACGCGGTTTCGCAGGGCCCCACTCGCTTCACCAATTTGGAGCGCGCCACCAAAGTGAGCCCCCGCACCCTTTCCGAGCGACTCAAGGAACTGGCCGAACTTGGCCTGATTGAGCGCAAGGCGTACCCGGAGGTGCCCCCGCGCGTCGAGTACACCCTGACCCCGCTGGGCAAGGAGCTGCTCGACACCCTGTACAAACTGGCGAAGAAGATCGGTTAG
- a CDS encoding acyl-CoA mutase large subunit family protein: MAENDHATEGLYERLPEDYRERLGRPGAYPFTRGVYPRMYLDRLWTMRQYAGFGSAEETNARFRYLLERGQTGLSVAFDLPTQLGLDPDHPLAMGEVGRVGVSIATIDDMRRLFAGIPLDRVTTSMTINAPAMMLLALYLLVAEEQGVSWDRVGGTIQNDILKEYIARGTYIYPPQPSMRLVTDVFEFASREVPRWNTISISGYHIREAGSTAAQEIAFTLANGKAYVRAALERGLELDRFAPRLSFFFASHNDVFEEAAKFRAARRLWARIMKEEFGAENPKSWMLRFHTQTGGSTLTAQQPLNNVVRVAYQALAAVLGGTQSLHTNAYDEALGLPTEESALLALRTQQILAYESGVTHAIDPAGGSFYLEHLTDRLEAEAQSLIGQVEELGGSVRAIEAGFIQREIEESAWRYQREIENEERIVVGLNRFTLEEEPPVPVMKIDPETDRRRAAEVRAFRERRDAAAVQGALEALERAARGRENLFPFVLEAFRRRATLGEVAGALKNVWGEYQPAG; this comes from the coding sequence ATGGCCGAGAACGACCACGCCACCGAAGGCCTCTACGAACGGCTGCCCGAGGATTACCGCGAACGGCTGGGGCGGCCCGGGGCCTACCCCTTCACCCGCGGGGTCTACCCGCGGATGTACCTCGACCGGCTCTGGACGATGCGCCAGTACGCCGGCTTCGGATCGGCCGAGGAGACGAACGCCCGCTTCCGCTACCTGCTCGAGCGCGGTCAGACCGGCCTCTCGGTCGCCTTCGACCTGCCCACCCAGCTGGGCCTCGACCCCGACCACCCGCTGGCCATGGGCGAGGTGGGCCGGGTCGGCGTCTCCATCGCCACGATCGACGACATGCGCCGCCTCTTCGCAGGCATCCCCCTGGACCGGGTCACCACCAGCATGACGATCAACGCCCCAGCGATGATGCTGCTCGCGCTCTACCTGCTCGTCGCCGAGGAACAGGGGGTGAGCTGGGACCGGGTCGGCGGAACGATCCAGAACGACATCCTCAAGGAGTACATCGCCCGCGGTACCTACATCTACCCGCCCCAGCCCTCGATGCGGCTGGTCACCGACGTCTTCGAGTTCGCGAGCCGCGAAGTGCCGCGCTGGAACACGATCTCGATCTCCGGCTACCACATCCGCGAGGCAGGTTCGACGGCGGCGCAGGAGATCGCCTTCACCCTCGCCAACGGCAAGGCCTACGTGCGTGCGGCGCTGGAGCGGGGGCTCGAGCTCGACCGCTTCGCCCCCAGGCTGAGCTTCTTCTTCGCGTCCCACAACGACGTCTTCGAGGAGGCGGCCAAGTTCCGGGCGGCGCGCCGGCTGTGGGCGCGGATCATGAAGGAGGAGTTCGGCGCGGAGAACCCCAAGTCGTGGATGCTGCGCTTCCACACCCAGACCGGAGGGTCCACCCTCACCGCCCAGCAGCCCCTCAACAACGTGGTGCGCGTCGCCTACCAGGCGCTGGCGGCGGTTCTGGGCGGTACCCAGAGCCTGCACACCAACGCCTACGACGAGGCCCTGGGGCTGCCCACCGAAGAGAGCGCCCTGCTGGCCCTGCGCACCCAGCAGATCCTCGCCTACGAGTCGGGCGTCACCCACGCCATCGACCCGGCGGGGGGCTCGTTCTACCTCGAGCACCTGACCGACCGGCTCGAAGCGGAGGCCCAAAGCCTCATCGGCCAGGTCGAGGAACTGGGCGGCAGCGTGCGCGCCATCGAAGCCGGCTTCATCCAGCGCGAGATCGAGGAGTCGGCCTGGCGCTACCAGCGCGAGATCGAAAACGAAGAACGCATCGTCGTGGGGCTGAACCGCTTCACCCTCGAGGAGGAGCCGCCGGTGCCGGTGATGAAGATCGACCCCGAGACCGACCGCCGCCGCGCCGCCGAGGTACGCGCCTTCCGCGAGCGGCGCGACGCCGCGGCGGTGCAAGGCGCCCTGGAGGCGCTCGAGCGGGCCGCCCGCGGACGCGAGAACCTCTTCCCCTTCGTCCTCGAAGCCTTCCGCCGGCGGGCCACGCTGGGCGAGGTGGCGGGGGCGCTGAAGAACGTCTGGGGCGAGTACCAGCCCGCCGGCTAG
- a CDS encoding nuclear transport factor 2 family protein has translation MENAADAVWKTLHRHLAAIYAGDWATYLETTAEDVAVYEWFVTPHRIDGLSFHEFMMEHDWMGVGADWRYDLLDPRLQLYGTTAVASYTLLLSIHREGGIEHKTINESRVLIEFPGGWKVVHVHKSPAG, from the coding sequence ATGGAAAACGCAGCCGACGCGGTATGGAAGACCCTGCACCGCCACCTGGCGGCGATCTACGCGGGCGACTGGGCCACCTACCTGGAGACGACCGCCGAGGACGTCGCCGTCTACGAGTGGTTCGTCACCCCCCACCGCATCGACGGGCTCAGCTTTCACGAGTTCATGATGGAGCACGACTGGATGGGCGTCGGGGCCGACTGGCGCTACGACCTGCTCGACCCGCGGCTGCAGCTCTACGGCACCACCGCGGTGGCGAGCTACACCCTGCTGCTGTCGATCCACCGGGAGGGCGGGATCGAACACAAGACGATCAACGAATCGCGCGTTCTCATCGAGTTTCCGGGCGGCTGGAAGGTCGTCCACGTCCACAAGAGCCCGGCCGGCTGA
- a CDS encoding NAD(P)-binding domain-containing protein yields the protein MSFVDLVIVGAGPVGLAAALEAERLGLSGVVFEARRPAASIEGFPARMPFFSEGRKIEIGGHPVAVLGAKPLREEALVYYRRIAERLRLTLVHRTRVTGLEGELGAFRALFEGPRGPGEVWSRAVAVATGYFFNPRRLGVPGEELPWVRHGYRDALEHWGERVLVVGGSNSAVEAALDLWRAGARVTLVHRGSDVGPGVKYWLRPDFENRVREGAIRALFSTRVLRFEPGRAVVKGPDGEAALEVDRAVVLIGYRADDALLRAAGARYAGGKPVLTDRFETSVPGLFALGSAGYGEETRSVFIENGREHARAAVGEIARRLRGTGGATE from the coding sequence ATGTCGTTCGTGGACCTGGTCATCGTCGGTGCGGGGCCGGTGGGTCTGGCCGCCGCGCTGGAGGCGGAGCGGCTCGGTTTGAGCGGCGTGGTCTTCGAGGCGCGGCGGCCGGCCGCGAGCATCGAGGGGTTCCCCGCCCGCATGCCCTTCTTTTCCGAGGGGCGCAAGATCGAGATCGGCGGGCATCCCGTGGCGGTGCTGGGGGCGAAGCCGCTGCGGGAGGAGGCGCTGGTCTACTACCGCCGCATCGCCGAGCGCCTGCGGCTGACCCTCGTCCACCGCACCCGGGTGACGGGGCTCGAGGGCGAGCTGGGGGCCTTCCGCGCCCTCTTCGAGGGGCCGCGCGGCCCCGGCGAGGTCTGGAGCCGGGCGGTGGCGGTGGCCACGGGCTACTTCTTCAACCCACGGCGGCTGGGGGTGCCGGGGGAGGAGCTTCCCTGGGTCCGTCACGGCTATCGGGACGCGCTCGAGCACTGGGGCGAGCGCGTCCTCGTCGTCGGCGGCTCGAACAGCGCGGTGGAGGCCGCGCTGGACCTGTGGCGCGCCGGAGCCCGGGTCACCCTCGTCCACCGCGGCTCCGACGTGGGGCCGGGGGTGAAGTACTGGCTGCGGCCCGACTTCGAGAACCGCGTGCGCGAGGGGGCGATCCGCGCCCTCTTTTCCACCCGGGTGCTGCGCTTCGAGCCGGGCCGGGCGGTGGTGAAGGGGCCCGATGGGGAAGCGGCGCTGGAGGTGGACCGGGCGGTGGTGCTCATCGGCTACCGCGCCGACGACGCGCTGCTGCGCGCCGCGGGCGCCCGCTACGCCGGCGGAAAGCCGGTGCTTACGGACCGTTTCGAAACCAGCGTGCCCGGCCTCTTCGCTCTGGGCAGCGCCGGCTACGGCGAGGAGACCCGCAGCGTCTTCATCGAAAACGGCCGCGAGCACGCCCGCGCCGCGGTGGGGGAGATCGCCCGGCGGTTGCGCGGGACGGGCGGCGCAACGGAATGA
- a CDS encoding class II fumarate hydratase codes for MEYRIEKDSMGELKVPADAYYGAQTARAVENFPISGLRFPRTFIQAMGAIKHAAASVNLELGLLDEERARAILQAAEEVIEGKLDDQFVVDIFQTGSGTSTNMNTNEVIAGRANEILTGRRGGKDPVHPNDHVNYGQSSNDTIPTAIHVALAVEVNEKLLPALRHLHAALVDKAELWDDVVKIGRTHLMDATPIRMGQEASGWARQVELAIERIESTLPRIYELAQGGTAVGTGINTHPEFGRRVAEKLAARFGLPFREAANHFEAQHSKDAAVELAGQLATVATSLIKVANDIRWLSSGPRCGIAEIKLPAVQPGSSIMPGKVNPVMAEALMMVCTQVIGNATTVQVANTHGNLDLNVMMPVIARNLLESITFLANAVRVFTDKAVAGMEADREKAASYVEWSLAMVTSLAPVIGYDRAAQIAKKAVAEGKTVREVCLEEQVLPEDELNAILDPWKMTEPGIPGR; via the coding sequence ATGGAATACAGGATCGAGAAGGACTCGATGGGCGAGCTGAAGGTTCCCGCCGACGCCTACTACGGCGCCCAGACGGCCCGCGCGGTGGAGAACTTCCCCATCTCCGGCTTGCGTTTCCCCCGCACCTTCATCCAGGCCATGGGGGCGATCAAGCACGCCGCGGCTTCGGTGAACCTAGAGCTGGGCCTGCTCGACGAGGAGCGCGCCCGCGCCATTCTGCAGGCCGCCGAAGAGGTCATCGAAGGCAAGCTCGACGACCAGTTCGTGGTCGATATCTTCCAGACCGGCTCCGGCACCTCGACCAACATGAACACCAACGAGGTGATCGCCGGCCGCGCCAACGAGATCCTGACCGGCCGGCGCGGCGGCAAGGACCCGGTGCACCCCAACGACCACGTCAACTATGGTCAGTCGTCCAACGACACCATCCCCACGGCGATCCACGTCGCGCTCGCCGTCGAGGTGAACGAGAAGCTGCTCCCCGCGCTCAGGCACCTGCACGCGGCGCTCGTGGATAAGGCGGAGCTCTGGGACGACGTGGTCAAGATCGGGCGCACCCACCTGATGGACGCCACCCCCATCCGCATGGGGCAGGAGGCCAGCGGCTGGGCCCGCCAGGTCGAGCTCGCCATCGAGCGCATCGAAAGCACCCTGCCGCGCATCTACGAGCTGGCCCAGGGGGGCACGGCGGTGGGCACCGGGATCAACACCCACCCCGAGTTCGGTCGCCGCGTGGCCGAGAAGCTGGCCGCGCGCTTCGGGCTGCCCTTCCGGGAGGCGGCGAACCACTTCGAAGCTCAGCACTCCAAGGACGCCGCGGTGGAGCTCGCGGGGCAGCTGGCGACGGTGGCCACCAGCCTGATCAAGGTGGCCAACGACATCCGCTGGCTCTCCAGCGGCCCCCGCTGCGGCATCGCCGAGATCAAGCTGCCGGCGGTGCAGCCGGGCTCGTCGATCATGCCGGGGAAGGTCAACCCGGTGATGGCCGAGGCGCTGATGATGGTCTGCACCCAGGTCATCGGCAACGCCACCACCGTGCAGGTGGCCAACACCCACGGCAACCTCGACCTGAACGTGATGATGCCGGTGATCGCGCGCAACCTGCTCGAGTCCATCACCTTCCTGGCCAACGCGGTGCGCGTCTTCACCGACAAGGCCGTGGCGGGCATGGAGGCCGACCGCGAAAAGGCCGCCAGCTACGTGGAGTGGAGCCTGGCCATGGTGACCAGCCTGGCCCCGGTGATCGGCTACGACCGCGCCGCTCAGATCGCCAAGAAGGCGGTGGCCGAGGGCAAGACCGTGCGCGAGGTCTGCCTCGAGGAGCAGGTCCTCCCCGAGGACGAGCTGAACGCCATTCTCGACCCCTGGAAGATGACCGAGCCCGGCATCCCGGGTCGCTAG